One genomic region from Aneurinibacillus migulanus encodes:
- the folB gene encoding dihydroneopterin aldolase, whose translation MDRILFNKMEFWGYHGAFKEENKLGQRFYVDLELYFDLSKAGRSDNLEDTVNYADIYKTAQQIVEKEKYELVEAIAERLATKILDGYMLIDEVLVRVTKPDPPIPGHYESVAIEIRRSRAGHNA comes from the coding sequence ATGGACAGGATTTTGTTCAATAAGATGGAGTTCTGGGGTTATCATGGCGCTTTTAAGGAGGAGAACAAGCTTGGACAGCGTTTCTATGTAGATTTGGAGCTTTATTTCGATTTATCGAAGGCCGGTCGTAGCGATAATTTGGAAGATACAGTGAACTATGCGGATATCTACAAGACGGCGCAGCAAATCGTTGAGAAGGAAAAATACGAATTGGTGGAAGCCATTGCGGAGCGTCTGGCGACGAAGATCCTGGATGGATACATGTTAATTGATGAAGTGCTTGTCCGCGTAACTAAGCCGGATCCTCCGATACCCGGTCATTACGAATCCGTAGCGATAGAGATTCGGCGCAGTCGGGCGGGACATAATGCATAA